In Deltaproteobacteria bacterium, the DNA window CTGGGTATCCCATTCCTCAAGAAGACAGAGTTCATTTTCGTTATCCACATTCTGGCAACAGTCACAGCGCAGGCAGCCCTTTTCGGTCCGTATGGATCCGATCAAT includes these proteins:
- a CDS encoding antibiotic biosynthesis monooxygenase, whose translation is MILVVIRMKVLPEKHLELSQTIALLIGSIRTEKGCLRCDCCQNVDNENELCLLEEWDTQ